In Rhodothermus marinus DSM 4252, a single genomic region encodes these proteins:
- the glnA gene encoding type I glutamate--ammonia ligase — MAPPLITEMPVETRQEAIRKVFELIEKEGAQMVDIRFVDFLGQQQHFSIPADQFEPDHFDEGVGFDGSSIRGWKSIHESDMLVIPDPTTAFIDPFFQHKTVVLIGEIHEPGTLEPFQRCPRGIARRAEQFLKQSGIADVAYFGPEAEFFVFDHASFDEGPNHAFYKIDSDEGAWNRGRHDSLGYKPTTKGGYFPVPPTDSLQNLRAEMVLHMEAIGIPVECQHHEVASGGQCEIDFRFQPLLKCADFLMNYKYIVKNTAWKYGKTVTFMPKPIFGDNGSGMHTHISLWKDEQPLFFGDRYAGLSQEALWFIGGILHHAPAVIAFTNPTTNSFRRLVPGFEAPVNLVYSARNRSAAIRIPVYSDSPKAKRIEARFPDPSCNPYLAFSALLLAGLDGIRNQIDPGQPVDRDIYHLSPEEQAALPQAPKSLEEALEALEKDHEFLLQGGVFTEDVIEAWIQYKYDNEVQQLRMRPHPYEFSLYFDV, encoded by the coding sequence ATGGCGCCGCCACTGATCACGGAAATGCCGGTGGAAACCCGGCAGGAAGCCATCCGGAAGGTGTTCGAGCTGATCGAAAAGGAAGGGGCGCAGATGGTCGACATTCGCTTTGTCGACTTTCTGGGCCAGCAGCAGCACTTTTCGATCCCGGCCGATCAGTTCGAGCCCGATCACTTCGATGAGGGCGTGGGCTTCGACGGCTCGTCGATCCGGGGCTGGAAGAGCATTCACGAGTCGGACATGCTGGTGATCCCGGATCCGACGACCGCCTTCATCGATCCGTTCTTCCAGCACAAGACGGTTGTGCTCATCGGCGAAATCCACGAGCCCGGCACGCTGGAGCCCTTTCAGCGCTGCCCGCGGGGCATCGCCCGTCGCGCCGAGCAGTTCCTGAAGCAGTCGGGCATCGCCGACGTAGCCTACTTCGGGCCGGAGGCCGAGTTCTTCGTCTTCGATCACGCCTCGTTCGACGAAGGCCCCAACCATGCCTTCTACAAGATCGACTCGGACGAAGGCGCCTGGAACCGGGGCCGGCACGACAGCCTGGGCTACAAGCCCACCACGAAGGGGGGCTACTTCCCCGTGCCGCCGACCGACTCGCTGCAGAACCTGCGCGCCGAGATGGTGCTCCACATGGAGGCCATCGGTATTCCGGTCGAGTGCCAGCACCACGAGGTGGCCTCCGGCGGCCAGTGCGAGATCGACTTCCGCTTCCAGCCGCTGCTGAAGTGCGCCGATTTCCTGATGAATTACAAGTACATCGTCAAGAACACGGCCTGGAAGTACGGCAAGACGGTCACCTTCATGCCCAAGCCGATCTTTGGCGACAACGGCTCGGGCATGCACACGCACATCTCGCTCTGGAAGGATGAGCAGCCGCTGTTCTTCGGCGACAGATACGCCGGGCTGAGCCAGGAGGCGCTCTGGTTCATCGGCGGCATCCTGCACCACGCACCGGCCGTCATCGCCTTCACGAACCCGACGACGAACTCCTTCCGGCGGCTGGTGCCGGGCTTCGAGGCGCCGGTGAACCTGGTCTATTCGGCCCGGAACCGCAGCGCCGCCATCCGCATCCCGGTCTACTCGGACAGCCCCAAGGCCAAGCGGATCGAAGCCCGCTTCCCGGACCCGTCCTGCAATCCGTACCTGGCCTTCTCGGCGCTGTTGCTGGCCGGGCTCGACGGCATCCGCAATCAGATCGATCCGGGTCAGCCGGTCGACCGGGACATCTACCACCTGTCGCCGGAAGAACAGGCCGCGCTGCCCCAGGCGCCCAAGTCGCTCGAAGAGGCGCTCGAGGCGCTCGAAAAGGACCACGAATTCCTGCTGCAGGGCGGCGTCTTCACCGAGGACGTGATCGAGGCCTGGATCCAGTACAAGTACGACAACGAGGTGCAGCAACTCCGGATGCGCCCGCATCCGTACGAGTTCTCGCTGTACTTCGACGTGTAA
- a CDS encoding efflux RND transporter periplasmic adaptor subunit encodes MKRVLLVLAGLAVMAVVILLLLSSDNGQAAETLPTVTVTRGDIVDRALAVGTIEPRVEISVKSQVAGVVRRLFVDAGDYVEAGTPLLEIQPNPTPQELIDAERRIELRQLEVDNLRREFERQQQLFDRRLISEQEYERARRAYEEARLQLQAAREQLALLREGRVQTESGRFETVVRAPISGYVLEKMIEVGDPVVPLTSYQEGTVLMTMADMNDLVFRGTVDEIDVGRLQEGMTAQIKIGALPQAQVTGRLSKIWLKAKKEENATVFPVEIEIVEAVMRDPRDPEAPPRPLVLRAGYSANAEIIIEKRENVLLIPERVVTYSGDTARVTVVHPDGTTEERIIQTGLSDALHVEVVSGLEEGMKVQEKPLPQIQ; translated from the coding sequence ATGAAACGTGTGCTCTTGGTGCTGGCCGGGCTGGCCGTAATGGCCGTGGTGATCCTGCTGTTGCTTTCTTCCGACAACGGCCAGGCGGCCGAAACGCTACCCACCGTTACGGTTACGCGCGGTGACATTGTGGACAGAGCGCTGGCGGTCGGGACCATCGAGCCCCGGGTCGAGATCAGCGTCAAGTCTCAGGTGGCCGGTGTGGTGCGGCGGCTGTTCGTGGACGCGGGCGACTATGTGGAAGCGGGCACGCCGCTGCTGGAAATTCAGCCCAACCCCACCCCTCAGGAACTGATCGACGCCGAGCGCCGGATCGAACTGCGCCAGCTCGAGGTGGACAACCTGCGCCGGGAGTTCGAGCGGCAGCAGCAGCTCTTCGATCGCCGGCTGATCTCCGAACAGGAGTACGAACGGGCCCGCCGTGCCTACGAGGAGGCCCGCCTGCAGCTTCAGGCCGCCCGCGAGCAACTGGCGCTGCTGCGGGAAGGTCGGGTGCAGACCGAGTCGGGCCGCTTCGAAACGGTCGTTCGCGCTCCCATCAGCGGCTACGTGCTGGAGAAGATGATCGAAGTGGGCGATCCGGTCGTGCCGCTCACCTCCTATCAGGAGGGCACCGTGCTGATGACGATGGCCGACATGAACGATCTGGTCTTCCGGGGTACCGTGGACGAAATCGACGTGGGACGCCTTCAGGAAGGCATGACGGCGCAGATCAAGATCGGGGCCCTGCCGCAGGCGCAGGTGACCGGCCGCCTTTCGAAAATCTGGCTCAAGGCGAAAAAAGAGGAAAACGCGACTGTCTTCCCGGTGGAGATCGAGATCGTCGAGGCGGTCATGCGCGACCCGCGCGATCCGGAGGCGCCGCCCCGACCGCTGGTGCTCCGGGCCGGCTATTCGGCCAATGCCGAGATCATCATCGAAAAGCGCGAAAACGTCCTGCTCATTCCGGAGCGCGTCGTCACCTACAGCGGCGATACGGCCCGCGTGACGGTGGTCCATCCGGACGGCACGACCGAGGAGCGGATCATCCAGACCGGGCTCAGCGACGCGCTGCACGTGGAGGTCGTCTCGGGCCTGGAGGAAGGCATGAAGGTGCAGGAAAAACCCCTGCCACAGATTCAGTAA
- a CDS encoding ABC transporter permease produces the protein MWKILLQEFWHDLKVQRLRAFLTMFAITWGTLSVVLLLAFGEGLGRTLLNGLLNAGDRIFMIYDGETSKTFEGLPRGRRIRLVREDLDLLLRAIPELESGSVSYGRWGTVLEVGDVRTTTYMEGVDPSFEALRRTYPVRGGRFLNEQDVRRKRRVVFLGDELARRLFGDRDPVGQTVKIDGLPFTVVGVMQSKLQTSMNNGPDALRAIIPSTTFETIYGFRYVDHLLVRPRSVHEAERAKREIYRVLGRRYRFDPADERALTVWDFIEEARLLHRIALGIQIFLGLVGGLTLLLAGVGVANIMYVSVRERTREFGIKRALGARRGTIQLQVIFEALLIAFTGGAVGLSVSWLLVEAVRHIPNKEGALEFLANPVLSPPIALLTVALLTLIGLAAGFFPARRAALVDPVEALRYE, from the coding sequence ATGTGGAAGATCCTGCTCCAGGAATTCTGGCACGACCTGAAGGTGCAGCGGCTGCGCGCCTTCCTGACCATGTTCGCCATCACGTGGGGAACGCTCTCGGTGGTGCTGCTGCTGGCCTTCGGCGAAGGACTGGGCCGCACGCTGCTCAACGGCCTGCTGAATGCCGGCGACCGCATTTTCATGATCTACGACGGCGAGACGAGCAAGACTTTCGAGGGCCTGCCCCGGGGCCGCCGCATCCGCCTGGTGCGTGAAGACCTGGATCTGCTGCTCCGCGCCATTCCGGAGCTGGAGTCAGGGAGCGTCTCCTACGGACGCTGGGGCACCGTGCTCGAAGTCGGCGACGTGCGCACCACCACCTACATGGAAGGCGTCGATCCGTCCTTTGAGGCACTGCGCCGCACCTATCCGGTCCGGGGCGGTCGATTTCTGAACGAACAGGACGTGCGGCGCAAGCGACGCGTGGTGTTCCTGGGCGACGAACTGGCCCGCCGACTTTTCGGCGACCGGGATCCGGTGGGCCAGACCGTGAAAATCGACGGTCTGCCCTTCACCGTCGTGGGCGTCATGCAATCGAAGCTGCAGACGTCCATGAACAACGGTCCCGACGCCCTGCGGGCCATCATCCCGTCCACCACGTTCGAGACCATCTACGGCTTTCGCTACGTCGACCACCTGCTGGTGCGGCCGCGCAGCGTGCACGAGGCCGAACGGGCCAAACGAGAGATCTACCGGGTGCTCGGCCGCCGCTACCGGTTCGATCCCGCCGACGAGCGGGCGCTGACGGTCTGGGACTTCATCGAGGAGGCCCGCCTGCTCCACCGCATCGCCCTGGGCATCCAGATCTTTCTGGGGCTGGTGGGCGGCCTGACGCTCCTGCTGGCCGGCGTGGGCGTGGCCAACATCATGTACGTGTCGGTGCGCGAGCGCACGCGCGAGTTTGGCATCAAGCGAGCGCTGGGGGCGCGTCGGGGCACGATTCAACTGCAGGTGATCTTCGAGGCGTTGCTGATCGCGTTCACAGGCGGTGCGGTCGGCCTGTCCGTCTCCTGGCTGCTCGTCGAAGCCGTACGCCATATCCCGAACAAAGAGGGCGCGCTGGAATTTCTGGCTAACCCGGTGCTCTCCCCGCCCATCGCCTTGCTGACCGTTGCCCTGCTGACGCTGATCGGTCTGGCCGCGGGATTCTTCCCGGCCCGCCGCGCCGCCCTAGTCGATCCCGTTGAGGCGCTTCGCTACGAATAA
- a CDS encoding YraN family protein yields MDTRTIGTRGEDLAAAYLEQQGYRILARQYRFERAEIDLVCFEPAPRPEDGGEIVFVEVKTRRGLGFGRPEEAVTPEKQRHLIRAARAYLYEHHLQRARCRFDVIAIVLHDDRPPEIEHFRDAFWAG; encoded by the coding sequence ATGGATACACGCACGATCGGCACGCGCGGCGAGGATCTGGCCGCGGCCTATCTCGAGCAGCAGGGCTATCGGATTCTGGCGCGCCAGTATCGCTTCGAGCGGGCGGAGATCGATCTGGTCTGTTTCGAGCCGGCCCCGCGCCCCGAAGACGGGGGTGAGATCGTTTTCGTCGAAGTGAAAACCCGTCGCGGGCTGGGCTTCGGGCGTCCGGAAGAGGCCGTCACGCCCGAAAAGCAGCGCCATCTGATCCGGGCGGCCCGCGCCTATCTGTACGAGCACCACCTGCAGCGGGCCCGCTGTCGCTTCGACGTGATCGCCATCGTGCTGCACGACGACCGTCCGCCGGAGATCGAACATTTCAGGGACGCCTTCTGGGCTGGCTGA
- a CDS encoding FAD-dependent oxidoreductase, protein MQSLRYEADVVIVGGGLAGLVTALELLEKNRRVVLLDRDEPERLGGLARESFGGVFLVDTPHQRRLRIQDSPELAWSDWQRCARFGPEDHWPRRWAQLYCERSIPLIFEFLDRLGVRFLPLVNWPERGLYEPLNSVPRWHIAWGTGYEIATRVIAALEAHPNRHRLALHFRHAVTDFVQEGGRVVGVTGRVEPNGPAFEARGEAVVVASGGICGGDLSRVRAHWYRPWGEPPRKLLNGAHRYADGLLHDRAAALGAHLTHLDLQWHYAAGVHHPARRRPDDGLSLVPPRSALWCNAHGRRIGPPPLVGYTDTRWLVEQVLRQPGQYSWLVLNYKIAVRELAVSGCDYMEAFRYKKRLRMLWELVRGNHRLVRRLLDECPDDFVVADTPEALIDGMNARSLFGLQIDGEGMLRDIQAYDAMIARGPAFFNDEQLRRLMNFRTYRADRLRLCRFQPILDPKARPLIAIRCFILTRKSLGGLKTDLEGRVLRPDDTPIPGLYAVGEAAGFGGGGMHGRGSLEGTFLGGCILTARTTARHL, encoded by the coding sequence ATGCAATCGCTTCGTTACGAAGCCGACGTGGTGATCGTGGGGGGCGGGCTGGCCGGGCTGGTGACCGCGCTGGAGCTGCTCGAAAAGAACCGCCGCGTGGTGCTGCTCGACCGTGACGAGCCCGAGCGGCTGGGCGGGCTGGCCCGCGAATCGTTCGGCGGCGTCTTTCTGGTGGACACGCCGCACCAGCGACGGCTGCGCATTCAGGACAGTCCGGAGTTGGCCTGGAGCGACTGGCAACGCTGCGCCCGCTTCGGTCCCGAGGATCACTGGCCACGCCGCTGGGCACAGCTTTATTGCGAGCGTTCCATCCCGCTCATCTTCGAGTTTCTGGATCGGCTGGGCGTGCGCTTTCTCCCGCTGGTAAACTGGCCGGAGCGGGGCCTTTACGAACCGCTCAACTCGGTGCCGCGCTGGCACATCGCCTGGGGTACGGGCTACGAGATTGCCACCCGCGTGATCGCGGCACTGGAAGCGCATCCGAACCGACATCGGCTTGCGCTGCACTTTCGGCATGCCGTGACGGACTTTGTGCAGGAGGGCGGCCGCGTGGTGGGCGTTACCGGAAGGGTGGAGCCGAACGGCCCCGCCTTCGAAGCCCGGGGCGAGGCCGTGGTGGTGGCCTCGGGGGGGATCTGCGGAGGCGATCTGAGCAGGGTGCGGGCGCACTGGTACCGTCCCTGGGGCGAGCCGCCCCGCAAACTGCTAAACGGGGCGCATCGCTACGCCGACGGCCTGCTGCACGACCGGGCGGCCGCACTGGGTGCGCACCTGACGCACCTGGACCTGCAGTGGCACTACGCGGCCGGGGTGCACCATCCGGCGCGGCGTCGCCCCGATGATGGCCTGAGCCTGGTGCCGCCGCGCTCGGCGCTCTGGTGCAACGCACACGGCCGACGCATCGGCCCCCCGCCGCTGGTGGGGTACACCGACACCCGATGGCTCGTCGAGCAGGTGCTCCGCCAGCCCGGCCAGTACAGCTGGCTGGTGCTCAACTACAAAATTGCCGTGCGGGAGCTGGCCGTCTCGGGCTGCGACTACATGGAGGCCTTCCGCTACAAGAAACGCCTGCGCATGCTCTGGGAGCTGGTGCGTGGCAACCACCGGCTCGTGCGGCGGCTCCTCGATGAATGCCCGGACGACTTCGTCGTGGCCGACACGCCGGAAGCGCTCATCGACGGCATGAACGCCCGGAGCCTGTTCGGCCTGCAGATCGACGGCGAGGGCATGCTGCGCGACATTCAGGCCTACGATGCGATGATCGCCCGCGGTCCGGCCTTCTTCAACGACGAGCAGCTCCGGCGGCTGATGAACTTCCGCACCTATCGGGCCGACCGGCTCCGGCTGTGCCGTTTTCAGCCGATCCTCGACCCGAAAGCCCGCCCGCTGATCGCAATCCGCTGTTTTATCCTGACGCGCAAGAGCCTGGGCGGACTCAAGACCGACCTGGAAGGTCGCGTGCTGCGACCCGACGATACGCCGATTCCCGGCCTGTACGCCGTGGGCGAGGCGGCCGGCTTCGGGGGCGGCGGCATGCACGGCCGGGGCTCACTGGAAGGGACATTCCTGGGCGGGTGTATTCTCACGGCACGCACCACCGCCCGTCATCTCTAA
- a CDS encoding thiamine pyrophosphate-binding protein, which yields MPKKSGAWLIRYALEQLPVPFTFGIPGVHVTELYDELGRSERVRPVLVTHEGGGAFMADAVSRVAPERIGALAIVPAAGAALAMGGMGEAYLAGVPMLVISGGIRTDIPFRFQLHEIDQEKLVGAVTKGFWRVLRHEEIVPTLFEAYRTAVSGVPGPVFVEVPVNVQLFREEVPEPPAFTPPPPPEAPDDALIEQAARVLAEAERPGIFVGWGAVDATESLIEIAERLGAPVATTLQGLSAFPGNHPLHAGMGFSQAAVPAAERAFADCDALLAVGTRFAEIPTGSFGVRVPEALVHIDLDPGVLGVNYPARVAIAGDSRVVLPRLLEALRAMGVDRRDRREAVARQIRADKQAYRDEWYRHDSGARVNPVRFFDALRAVLPDEAIVTVDDGNHTYLTAELFEVRRPRTLIVPTDFNCMGYAVPAAVGAKLAHPDRPVVAVVGDGAFLMTGLELLTARRSGVGVVCCVFHDGELSQISQGQEIPYNRKTCTVIGEVRLDGIAHAVGARYVRLQGEPAVLERTLREALAWAQGGDVVVVDVPIDYSRRTRFTRGVVKTVLERFPTGDRLRFVGRALWRRLRG from the coding sequence ATGCCGAAGAAAAGTGGCGCCTGGTTGATCCGATACGCCCTGGAGCAGTTGCCCGTGCCGTTCACGTTCGGCATTCCGGGCGTGCACGTAACGGAGCTGTACGACGAGCTGGGCCGGAGCGAGCGTGTGCGGCCCGTGCTGGTCACGCACGAAGGCGGCGGGGCCTTTATGGCCGACGCCGTCAGTCGGGTGGCACCCGAGCGCATCGGAGCGCTTGCGATCGTGCCCGCAGCCGGCGCGGCGCTGGCCATGGGCGGCATGGGTGAGGCCTATCTCGCGGGTGTGCCGATGCTGGTGATCTCGGGCGGCATTCGGACGGACATCCCGTTTCGTTTTCAACTGCATGAGATCGATCAGGAAAAGCTGGTGGGGGCCGTCACGAAAGGGTTCTGGCGGGTGCTGCGGCATGAGGAGATCGTTCCGACCCTCTTCGAGGCGTACCGAACGGCCGTCTCGGGCGTGCCCGGACCCGTCTTTGTCGAAGTGCCCGTCAACGTGCAGCTCTTCCGGGAGGAAGTACCGGAGCCGCCCGCGTTCACGCCGCCTCCGCCGCCGGAGGCGCCGGACGACGCGCTGATCGAACAGGCCGCCCGGGTACTGGCCGAAGCGGAACGGCCGGGGATTTTTGTCGGCTGGGGGGCCGTCGATGCGACCGAGTCGCTCATCGAGATCGCCGAGCGGCTGGGCGCGCCGGTGGCGACCACGCTGCAGGGATTGAGCGCTTTTCCGGGCAACCATCCGCTGCATGCCGGCATGGGCTTTTCGCAGGCGGCCGTGCCGGCGGCCGAACGGGCCTTTGCGGACTGCGACGCGCTGCTGGCCGTGGGGACGCGCTTTGCAGAGATTCCCACCGGGAGCTTTGGCGTGCGCGTGCCCGAGGCGCTTGTGCATATCGACCTGGACCCCGGTGTGCTTGGCGTCAACTACCCGGCCCGCGTGGCCATTGCGGGCGACAGCCGCGTGGTGCTGCCGCGTCTCCTGGAGGCACTCCGGGCCATGGGCGTGGACCGGCGGGACCGGCGTGAGGCCGTCGCCCGCCAGATCCGGGCCGACAAGCAGGCCTATCGGGACGAATGGTACCGGCACGACAGCGGCGCGCGCGTCAATCCCGTCCGGTTCTTCGATGCGCTGCGGGCCGTGTTGCCCGACGAGGCCATCGTTACGGTGGACGACGGCAACCATACCTACCTGACGGCCGAGCTGTTCGAGGTGCGGCGGCCGCGCACGCTCATCGTGCCGACCGACTTCAACTGCATGGGGTATGCCGTCCCGGCGGCCGTGGGCGCGAAACTGGCGCACCCCGACCGTCCGGTGGTGGCCGTCGTGGGAGACGGAGCGTTTCTGATGACCGGGCTGGAGCTGCTCACGGCCCGGCGCTCGGGCGTCGGGGTGGTCTGCTGCGTCTTCCACGACGGCGAGCTGAGCCAGATCTCCCAGGGCCAGGAGATCCCCTACAACCGAAAGACCTGCACGGTGATCGGCGAGGTGCGACTCGACGGAATTGCCCATGCCGTGGGCGCCCGGTATGTCCGATTGCAGGGCGAGCCGGCCGTGCTGGAGCGGACGCTGCGTGAGGCGCTGGCGTGGGCACAGGGCGGCGACGTCGTGGTGGTGGACGTGCCCATCGACTACAGCCGCCGCACCCGCTTCACCCGGGGCGTGGTAAAGACCGTGCTCGAGCGCTTCCCGACGGGCGACCGGCTGCGTTTCGTAGGCCGCGCCCTCTGGCGCCGGCTGCGGGGATAA
- a CDS encoding SAM hydrolase/SAM-dependent halogenase family protein: MADQPIPLITLTTDFGTRDAYVAAMKGVLLSLAPQARLVDITHEIRPQDVMEAAFVLREAVPYFPPGTIHLVVVDPGVGTARRAVALRHGAHWFVGPDNGLFTLVLGTERPDELVELNRPEFWRTPTPSQTFHGRDIFAPAAGHLAAGRSLQEIGTPLEQLTTLRWMEPSASNESIHGWVVHVDRFGNCITNVSRELFERYRAGRPFKCYVGSTPFTQVQPTYGAVAQGEALLLFGSSDFLEIAVNGGNAAELLGIRQGTPVHIIFEQKPSRS, encoded by the coding sequence ATGGCGGACCAACCGATCCCCCTTATCACGCTGACCACCGACTTCGGCACGCGCGACGCCTATGTGGCGGCCATGAAGGGCGTGCTGCTGAGCCTGGCCCCGCAGGCCCGGCTCGTGGACATCACCCACGAGATCCGACCACAGGATGTGATGGAGGCGGCGTTTGTCCTCCGCGAAGCCGTGCCGTACTTTCCGCCGGGCACCATTCACCTGGTCGTTGTCGATCCGGGCGTGGGCACCGCACGGCGTGCCGTCGCCCTTCGGCATGGTGCGCACTGGTTCGTGGGCCCCGACAACGGCCTGTTCACGCTCGTGCTGGGCACCGAACGCCCCGACGAGCTCGTCGAACTCAACCGACCCGAATTCTGGCGCACCCCCACACCCAGCCAGACTTTTCACGGACGCGACATCTTTGCGCCGGCCGCCGGACATCTGGCCGCCGGACGCTCGCTTCAGGAGATCGGCACGCCGCTGGAGCAATTGACCACGCTCCGCTGGATGGAGCCGTCGGCCAGCAACGAAAGCATTCACGGCTGGGTGGTCCATGTGGATCGCTTCGGCAACTGCATTACAAACGTTTCGCGAGAGCTGTTCGAGCGCTACCGGGCGGGTCGCCCGTTCAAATGCTACGTGGGCAGCACCCCGTTCACGCAGGTGCAGCCCACCTATGGAGCGGTCGCCCAGGGCGAAGCGCTGCTCCTGTTCGGCAGCAGCGACTTTCTGGAGATTGCCGTCAATGGCGGCAATGCCGCCGAGCTGCTCGGCATTCGCCAGGGCACACCCGTCCACATTATTTTTGAGCAGAAACCTTCGCGTTCATGA
- a CDS encoding ABC transporter permease: protein MRWLTTLEQFLHDLKAQRLRTTLTILGITWGTVAVVVLLAFGVGFERQTRKNMHGMGDGIVVLFGGRTTRPFQGYPDGRPVRLREEDARLLQREIPAIEAISPEYINRQTPVRRGRAVTNPAITGVYPVYGRLRNIIPEPGGRFLNEQDLKLRRRVVVLGDQIKKLLFGDEEAVGQQVYIGQTPFLVVGVMQPKIQNSSYYARDADRIFIPASTFRVLFGDRYVNNLVYRPVDPDLSDRVKRAVYVTLGRRYRFDPADEDALGIWDTNEMDRFVKYFFLGFNLFMGLIGSFTLTVGGIGVANIMYVVVQERTREIGIKRAVGARRRDILGPFFLETFLIVAVGALLGFLIAYGIIQVAGALPLQEEIGRPELSPMVATVTVGLLLLIALLAGYFPARRAALLDPVECLRS, encoded by the coding sequence ATGCGCTGGCTGACCACGCTGGAGCAGTTTCTGCACGACCTGAAGGCCCAGCGGCTGCGCACGACGCTGACGATCCTGGGCATCACCTGGGGGACGGTGGCCGTCGTGGTGCTGCTGGCCTTCGGCGTGGGCTTCGAACGCCAGACGCGCAAGAACATGCACGGCATGGGCGATGGCATCGTGGTGCTTTTCGGCGGCCGGACCACCCGGCCGTTTCAGGGCTACCCGGACGGCCGACCCGTTCGTCTCCGGGAAGAAGACGCCCGGCTGCTCCAGCGCGAGATTCCGGCCATCGAAGCCATCAGCCCCGAGTATATCAACCGTCAGACGCCCGTCCGGCGCGGCCGTGCCGTCACCAACCCCGCCATTACAGGCGTCTATCCCGTCTACGGTCGCCTGCGCAATATCATCCCGGAGCCGGGCGGACGCTTTCTGAACGAGCAGGACCTGAAGCTGCGCCGCCGGGTGGTCGTACTCGGCGATCAGATCAAAAAGCTACTGTTCGGCGACGAAGAAGCCGTCGGGCAACAGGTCTACATCGGTCAGACGCCGTTTCTGGTCGTCGGCGTCATGCAGCCCAAAATCCAGAACAGCTCCTACTATGCCCGCGACGCCGATCGCATCTTCATCCCGGCCTCGACTTTCCGCGTCCTCTTCGGCGACCGCTACGTGAACAACCTGGTCTACCGCCCCGTCGATCCGGACCTCAGCGATCGGGTCAAACGGGCGGTTTACGTCACGCTGGGACGCCGCTACCGCTTCGATCCCGCCGATGAAGACGCCCTGGGCATCTGGGACACGAACGAAATGGATCGCTTCGTCAAGTACTTCTTCCTGGGCTTCAACCTGTTCATGGGCCTGATCGGCAGTTTCACGCTGACCGTGGGCGGCATCGGCGTGGCCAACATCATGTACGTCGTGGTGCAGGAACGCACCCGGGAGATCGGCATCAAGCGGGCGGTCGGTGCCCGCCGCCGGGACATCCTCGGCCCGTTCTTTCTGGAGACCTTTCTGATCGTGGCGGTCGGAGCCCTGCTGGGCTTTCTCATCGCCTACGGCATCATTCAGGTAGCCGGCGCCCTGCCGCTTCAGGAGGAGATCGGCCGCCCCGAGCTGTCTCCGATGGTCGCCACGGTCACCGTGGGGCTGTTGCTGCTGATCGCCCTGCTGGCCGGCTATTTTCCGGCCCGTCGCGCCGCCCTGCTCGACCCTGTGGAATGCCTCCGGAGCTGA
- the nth gene encoding endonuclease III — protein MPTEDARRRIGAILERLREAYPNATTELRWSNPFELLIVTVLSAQTTDKKVNEVSPELFRRYPTAEALAQANPEELEPLLRPLGYYRQKARTIVNLARQLVERHGGEVPRSMEALTALPGVGRKTAAIVLGTAFGIREGIAVDTHVSRVAQRLGLTSHKTPDKIEQDLMALVPREDWTWFGHALVLHGRYVCLARRPRCSQCVLADLCPRIGVTVAA, from the coding sequence ATGCCCACCGAAGACGCACGCCGGCGCATCGGCGCCATTCTGGAGCGCCTTCGCGAAGCGTATCCGAATGCCACCACCGAGCTTCGCTGGTCCAACCCGTTCGAATTGCTCATCGTGACCGTACTTTCGGCGCAGACCACCGACAAAAAGGTCAACGAAGTATCGCCGGAACTATTCCGGCGCTATCCAACGGCCGAAGCGCTGGCGCAGGCCAACCCGGAAGAACTCGAACCGCTCCTCCGTCCGCTGGGCTACTACCGCCAGAAGGCCCGGACCATCGTCAACCTGGCCCGCCAGCTCGTCGAACGTCACGGCGGCGAGGTGCCACGCAGCATGGAAGCGCTGACAGCATTGCCGGGCGTGGGCCGCAAGACGGCCGCCATCGTGCTGGGGACCGCCTTCGGCATTCGCGAGGGCATTGCCGTCGATACGCACGTCAGCCGCGTCGCGCAGCGCCTGGGATTGACCTCCCACAAGACACCCGACAAAATCGAGCAGGACCTGATGGCGCTGGTGCCGCGCGAGGACTGGACGTGGTTCGGACACGCCCTGGTGCTGCACGGCCGCTATGTGTGCCTGGCCCGTCGTCCCCGCTGCAGTCAGTGCGTGCTGGCCGACCTGTGCCCGCGCATCGGCGTGACCGTGGCCGCCTGA